Proteins from one Procambarus clarkii isolate CNS0578487 chromosome 72, FALCON_Pclarkii_2.0, whole genome shotgun sequence genomic window:
- the LOC123773718 gene encoding uncharacterized protein — MAQPLANYPLLKQILPEAYEYRICQFKESEKEESSEPATKFEATIRMKIKTKAEAKSWIKDLERTSAVTWRVDKTYPICGGKKTQNVYRIDMRCQHRTYSRSPTADKKASSKNTCCPAKMFLVVKRTHMASGKLSQSTDEYLQEFPTRVYLDFKHNHKLLSPEILRKRDVSEETVQKLTELYKAGHTPLSALEVIKHDLQEEYRDQYVFVAADRSKCPDKQFCYRLYYKLFCPKYPKSFGKKMLLELQGHLKPFCEKYDSHCASIEKTEDDNVIIAICSPRPRLTQNENSEENEQGNILSMPQVTQRVDKQSYSPQMHIVEQFHSQDSCGQAIGQCAEGLKTVFDDLLFKLESSPDIYLKPIETFLKNFQDIQKDDDLVNALQTFGQYSNVAMAISSTLKRQHSGDSSKVDPTTIICAKKKKGARRRLITARPVNHQTMLQPENNNCDGDLLIHEVSAHDLAVHEVSAQAPAHEVLTHEVSNHDVLTHEVSAHQITHEITSHEMSTHDISAHEISTHNVSAHEISTHEISAHHIPAHHIPANHVSTHHVPTHHISTHHISAHHVPAHTIHSHEIHLHPSHTICAHQEEDHRT, encoded by the exons ATGGCTCAGCCACTGGCTAATTACCCGCTCCTCAAG CAAATTTTACCAGAAGCGTATGAATACCGCATCTGCCAATTTAAAGAGTCGGAAAAGGAAGAAAGCTCCGAGCCAGCCACAAAATTTGAGGCTACTATTcggatgaaaataaaaacaaaagcagAAGCAAAATCGTGGATAAAAGATTTGGAAAGAACATCGGCCGTGACCTGGCGAGTTGATAAGACTTATCCAATATGTGGTGGCAAGAAGACTCAAAATGTATATAGA ATTGACATGAGATGCCAACATAGGACTTACTCAAGATCTCCAACTGCTGACAAGAAGGCTTCCTCGAAAAATACTTGTTGTCCAGCAAAGATGTTTCTTGTAGTGAAGAGAACTCATATGGCAAGTGGTAAATTATCACA GTCAACAGATGAATATTTACAAGAGTTTCCCACTCGTGTGTACTTGGACTTTAAGCACAACCACAAGCTCCTGTCACCAGAAATTCTTCGAAAAAGAGATGTGTCCGAGGAAACAGTACAAAAATTGACAGAGCTGTACAAAGCAGGACATACTCCATTATCTGCCTTAGAAGTAATCAAACATGATCTCCAGGAAGAATATAGAGACCAGTATGTTTTTGTTGCAGCAGATAGATCAAAATGCCCCGATAAACAGTTTTGTTACCG actctactacaaattatttTGCCCCAAATATCCTAAATCATTTGGGAAGAAAATGTTATTAGAACTGCAAGGGCATTTAAAGCCTTTTTGTGAGAAATATGATTCTCACTGTGCAAGTATTGAGAAAACTGAAGATGATAATGTTATCATTGCAATTTGTTCTCCAAGACCTAGACTGACACAAAATGAAAACAGCGAGGAAAATGAGCAGGGAAATATTTTGTCCATGCCTCAAGTTACCCAGCGAGTGGATAAACAAAGTTACTCGCCTCAGATGCACATTGTTGAGCAGTTTCATTCACAAGATTCATGTGGACAAGCTATAGGTCAGTGTGCTGAAGGCCTAAAAACAGTATTTGATGATTTGTTATTTAAGTTAGAATCCAGTCCAGACATTTATCTAAAACCTATAGAGACATTTCTTAAAAACTTTCAAGATATTCAAAAAGATGATGATTTAGTAAATGCATTGCAAACATTTGGCCAGTATTCAAATGTAGCCATGGCCATATCAAGTACCTTAAAGCGTCAGCATTCAGGAGATTCTTCTAAAGTGGATCCAACAACCATAATTTGTGCAAAGAAGAAGAAGGGGGCACGGCGACGGCTTATAACGGCACGACCTGTCAATCACCAGACGATGCTTCAGCCTGAAAATAACAACTGCGATGGAGACCTATTAATTCACGAAGTATCGGCTCATGATTTAGCAGTTCATGAGGTATCGGCTCAGGCACCAGCCCACGAGGTGTTAACCCACGAGGTATCAAATCATGATGTATTAACTCATGAAGTATCAGCTCATCAGATAACCCATGAGATAACATCTCATGAAATGTCAACACATGATATATCAGCTCATGAAATATCCACACATAATGTATCAGCTCATGAAATATCCACACATGAGATATCAGCTCATCATATTCCAGCTCACCATATTCCAGCTAACCATGTATCAACTCACCATGTACCAACTCATCATATATCAACTCACCATATATCAGCTCATCATGTTCCTGCTCACACAATACATTCACATGAAATTCATTTGCATCCTTCACATACTATCTGTGCTCATCAGGAAGAAGATCATAGAACTTGA
- the LOC123773716 gene encoding uncharacterized protein isoform X2: MGAPLTSYPELQKILPSAYKYNINGFADLNETGQNYLNKCNFRTSFQLNLKNKLEVKLWIKDFEKTCGMKWQVSKTYLGWGSRGNVNVYQVDLKCHHTASVSSTAVKEDALNSTCCPANMSVMVKEGTQVVPDGLCHLCTDELVSSNPWKRNHTEFSPLLGGVHNTLDGEASRKGKTQIAYSQASQCEDLCSREFPTYVYLSFQHNHQVSLPEHCEKESVSKIKQKLIALYRTGYTPLTALEALKHDLQKDYYFMAGDRAQVPDKQFCYRVYYSMFSRSSLPRQPSSNETSVDLHHQQCDEINKRLHVNHNTKFTSPLDAKLHINQNKHLLERQLHGHSKTFFNKSDMGHCKLLNKPCADAERSDEEMLSDLQDNLKRICGMYNLKCANIEKCDDQVIVAVCSPLTKMVSNEISDNEECEYNSSEPEDMTYLECESVPVHFHSETYANESTIEHCIEDMRTVFDDLLTKVEYNPEVFVKPMAVFFKNYHRIKKDNDLKSALHTFGKYTNLTMPIIKSLKGLHVGDSVEGEQNSTVYARKRKSSYENCQQKCLKIEEAI; this comes from the exons ATGGGAGCTCCACTAACTAGCTATCCCGAACTCCAG AAAATCTTACCTAGTGCATACAAATATAATATCAATGGGTTTGCTGACCTGAATGAGACTGGACAAAATTATTTAAACAAATGTAATTTTAGGACAAGTTTTCAGCTGAACCTTAAAAATAAATTAGAAGTTAAATTGTGGATAAAAGACTTTGAGAAGACATGTGGCATGAAGTGGCAAGTTAGCAAGACTTATCTTGGTTGGGGAAGCAGAGGAAATGTTAATGTTTATCAG GTTGATTTGAAATGTCATCATACAGCTTCTGTAAGCAGCACAGCTGTAAAGGAGGATGCATTAAATAGTACTTGCTGCCCTGCAAATATGTCTGTCATGGTAAAGGAAGGAACACAAGTAGTGCCCGATGGATTATGTCA CCTCTGCACTGATGAACTTGTCTCGTCTAACCCATGGAAACGGAATCATACTGAGTTTTCGCCCTTACTTGGAGGAGTGCATAATACTCTTGATGGTGAAGCATCTCGGAAAGGAAAAACACAGATAGCATATAGTCAAGCGTCACA ATGTGAAGATCTCTGCTCAAGAGAGTTCCCAACGTACGTTTATCTCAGTTTTCAGCACAATCACCAAGTTTCTTTGCCAGAACATTGTGAAAAAGAATCTGTATCGAAGATAAAACAAAAACTGATAGCGCTCTATAGAACAGGATACACTCCATTAACGGCACTCGAGGCTCTCAAGCATGACCTGCAAAAAGACTACTACTTTATGGCAGGTGACAGAGCCCAGGTTCCTGATAAACAGTTCTGTTATCG GGTGTATTATAGTATGTTCTCTCGAAGTTCACTTCCACGCCAACCATCAAGCAATGAGACATCAGTCGATCTTCACCATCAACAATGTGATGAAATTAATAAAAGGCTACACGTAAATCATAATACAAAATTTACCAGCCCGCTAGATGCAAAACTGCACATAAACCAAAATAAGCATCTATTAGAAAGACAATTGCATGGCCACTCAAAGACATTTTTTAATAAAAGTGACATGGGTCATTGTAAACTGTTAAACAAACCA TGTGCAGATGCTGAAAGATCAGATGAAGAAATGTTGAGTGACCTTCAGGATAACTTGAAAAGAATTTGTGGGATGTATAATTTGAAGTGTGCAAATATTGAAAAATGTGATGACCAAGTTATTGTTGCAGTCTGTTCTCCTTTGACAAAAATGGTGTCAAATGAAATTAGTGACAATGAAGAATGTGAGTATAATTCTTCTGAACCCGAGGACATGACATATTTGGAATGTGAAAGTGTGCCAGTTCATTTTCATTCTGAAACATATGCAAATGAATCAACCATAGAACATTGCATTGAGGATATGAGGACAGTCTTTGATGATTTGTTAACAAAAGTAGAATATAATCCTGAAGTTTTTGTGAAACCAATGGCAGTATTTTTTAAAAATTACCACCGAATAAAAAAAGATAATGATTTGAAATCGGCTTTGCATACATTTGGTAAATACACAAATTTAACAATGCCCATAATAAAATCCTTAAAGGGTTTGCATGTAGGTGACTCTGTTGAAGGTGAGCAAAATTCCACAGTATACGCAAGAAAGAGGAAAAGTTCATATGAAAATTGTCAGCAAAAATGTCTTAAGATTGAAGAAGCtatttaa
- the LOC123773716 gene encoding uncharacterized protein isoform X1 codes for MGAPLTSYPELQKILPSAYKYNINGFADLNETGQNYLNKCNFRTSFQLNLKNKLEVKLWIKDFEKTCGMKWQVSKTYLGWGSRGNVNVYQVDLKCHHTASVSSTAVKEDALNSTCCPANMSVMVKEGTQVVPDGLCHLCTDELVSSNPWKRNHTEFSPLLGGVHNTLDGEASRKGKTQIAYSQASQCEDLCSREFPTYVYLSFQHNHQVSLPEHCEKESVSKIKQKLIALYRTGYTPLTALEALKHDLQKDYYFMAGDRAQVPDKQFCYRVYYSMFSRSSLPRQPSSNETSVDLHHQQCDEINKRLHVNHNTKFTSPLDAKLHINQNKHLLERQLHGHSKTFFNKSDMGHCKLLNKPVSSTKLDKNCMQFGEEIESSYNMTSNNDILVDIHNKLSSDHDERLKPYCKTYQFQCADAERSDEEMLSDLQDNLKRICGMYNLKCANIEKCDDQVIVAVCSPLTKMVSNEISDNEECEYNSSEPEDMTYLECESVPVHFHSETYANESTIEHCIEDMRTVFDDLLTKVEYNPEVFVKPMAVFFKNYHRIKKDNDLKSALHTFGKYTNLTMPIIKSLKGLHVGDSVEGEQNSTVYARKRKSSYENCQQKCLKIEEAI; via the exons ATGGGAGCTCCACTAACTAGCTATCCCGAACTCCAG AAAATCTTACCTAGTGCATACAAATATAATATCAATGGGTTTGCTGACCTGAATGAGACTGGACAAAATTATTTAAACAAATGTAATTTTAGGACAAGTTTTCAGCTGAACCTTAAAAATAAATTAGAAGTTAAATTGTGGATAAAAGACTTTGAGAAGACATGTGGCATGAAGTGGCAAGTTAGCAAGACTTATCTTGGTTGGGGAAGCAGAGGAAATGTTAATGTTTATCAG GTTGATTTGAAATGTCATCATACAGCTTCTGTAAGCAGCACAGCTGTAAAGGAGGATGCATTAAATAGTACTTGCTGCCCTGCAAATATGTCTGTCATGGTAAAGGAAGGAACACAAGTAGTGCCCGATGGATTATGTCA CCTCTGCACTGATGAACTTGTCTCGTCTAACCCATGGAAACGGAATCATACTGAGTTTTCGCCCTTACTTGGAGGAGTGCATAATACTCTTGATGGTGAAGCATCTCGGAAAGGAAAAACACAGATAGCATATAGTCAAGCGTCACA ATGTGAAGATCTCTGCTCAAGAGAGTTCCCAACGTACGTTTATCTCAGTTTTCAGCACAATCACCAAGTTTCTTTGCCAGAACATTGTGAAAAAGAATCTGTATCGAAGATAAAACAAAAACTGATAGCGCTCTATAGAACAGGATACACTCCATTAACGGCACTCGAGGCTCTCAAGCATGACCTGCAAAAAGACTACTACTTTATGGCAGGTGACAGAGCCCAGGTTCCTGATAAACAGTTCTGTTATCG GGTGTATTATAGTATGTTCTCTCGAAGTTCACTTCCACGCCAACCATCAAGCAATGAGACATCAGTCGATCTTCACCATCAACAATGTGATGAAATTAATAAAAGGCTACACGTAAATCATAATACAAAATTTACCAGCCCGCTAGATGCAAAACTGCACATAAACCAAAATAAGCATCTATTAGAAAGACAATTGCATGGCCACTCAAAGACATTTTTTAATAAAAGTGACATGGGTCATTGTAAACTGTTAAACAAACCAGTAAGTAGTACGAAGTTAGATAAGAATTGTATGCAGTTTGGTGAAGAAATTGAGAGTAGCTATAATATGACTTCAAATAATGACATATTAGTTGACATTCATAATAAGCTATCAAGTGACCATGATGAAAGATTAAAACCTTATTGCAAAACCTATCAATTTCAGTGTGCAGATGCTGAAAGATCAGATGAAGAAATGTTGAGTGACCTTCAGGATAACTTGAAAAGAATTTGTGGGATGTATAATTTGAAGTGTGCAAATATTGAAAAATGTGATGACCAAGTTATTGTTGCAGTCTGTTCTCCTTTGACAAAAATGGTGTCAAATGAAATTAGTGACAATGAAGAATGTGAGTATAATTCTTCTGAACCCGAGGACATGACATATTTGGAATGTGAAAGTGTGCCAGTTCATTTTCATTCTGAAACATATGCAAATGAATCAACCATAGAACATTGCATTGAGGATATGAGGACAGTCTTTGATGATTTGTTAACAAAAGTAGAATATAATCCTGAAGTTTTTGTGAAACCAATGGCAGTATTTTTTAAAAATTACCACCGAATAAAAAAAGATAATGATTTGAAATCGGCTTTGCATACATTTGGTAAATACACAAATTTAACAATGCCCATAATAAAATCCTTAAAGGGTTTGCATGTAGGTGACTCTGTTGAAGGTGAGCAAAATTCCACAGTATACGCAAGAAAGAGGAAAAGTTCATATGAAAATTGTCAGCAAAAATGTCTTAAGATTGAAGAAGCtatttaa
- the LOC123773716 gene encoding uncharacterized protein isoform X3, with amino-acid sequence MKWQVSKTYLGWGSRGNVNVYQVDLKCHHTASVSSTAVKEDALNSTCCPANMSVMVKEGTQVVPDGLCHLCTDELVSSNPWKRNHTEFSPLLGGVHNTLDGEASRKGKTQIAYSQASQCEDLCSREFPTYVYLSFQHNHQVSLPEHCEKESVSKIKQKLIALYRTGYTPLTALEALKHDLQKDYYFMAGDRAQVPDKQFCYRVYYSMFSRSSLPRQPSSNETSVDLHHQQCDEINKRLHVNHNTKFTSPLDAKLHINQNKHLLERQLHGHSKTFFNKSDMGHCKLLNKPVSSTKLDKNCMQFGEEIESSYNMTSNNDILVDIHNKLSSDHDERLKPYCKTYQFQCADAERSDEEMLSDLQDNLKRICGMYNLKCANIEKCDDQVIVAVCSPLTKMVSNEISDNEECEYNSSEPEDMTYLECESVPVHFHSETYANESTIEHCIEDMRTVFDDLLTKVEYNPEVFVKPMAVFFKNYHRIKKDNDLKSALHTFGKYTNLTMPIIKSLKGLHVGDSVEGEQNSTVYARKRKSSYENCQQKCLKIEEAI; translated from the exons ATGAAGTGGCAAGTTAGCAAGACTTATCTTGGTTGGGGAAGCAGAGGAAATGTTAATGTTTATCAG GTTGATTTGAAATGTCATCATACAGCTTCTGTAAGCAGCACAGCTGTAAAGGAGGATGCATTAAATAGTACTTGCTGCCCTGCAAATATGTCTGTCATGGTAAAGGAAGGAACACAAGTAGTGCCCGATGGATTATGTCA CCTCTGCACTGATGAACTTGTCTCGTCTAACCCATGGAAACGGAATCATACTGAGTTTTCGCCCTTACTTGGAGGAGTGCATAATACTCTTGATGGTGAAGCATCTCGGAAAGGAAAAACACAGATAGCATATAGTCAAGCGTCACA ATGTGAAGATCTCTGCTCAAGAGAGTTCCCAACGTACGTTTATCTCAGTTTTCAGCACAATCACCAAGTTTCTTTGCCAGAACATTGTGAAAAAGAATCTGTATCGAAGATAAAACAAAAACTGATAGCGCTCTATAGAACAGGATACACTCCATTAACGGCACTCGAGGCTCTCAAGCATGACCTGCAAAAAGACTACTACTTTATGGCAGGTGACAGAGCCCAGGTTCCTGATAAACAGTTCTGTTATCG GGTGTATTATAGTATGTTCTCTCGAAGTTCACTTCCACGCCAACCATCAAGCAATGAGACATCAGTCGATCTTCACCATCAACAATGTGATGAAATTAATAAAAGGCTACACGTAAATCATAATACAAAATTTACCAGCCCGCTAGATGCAAAACTGCACATAAACCAAAATAAGCATCTATTAGAAAGACAATTGCATGGCCACTCAAAGACATTTTTTAATAAAAGTGACATGGGTCATTGTAAACTGTTAAACAAACCAGTAAGTAGTACGAAGTTAGATAAGAATTGTATGCAGTTTGGTGAAGAAATTGAGAGTAGCTATAATATGACTTCAAATAATGACATATTAGTTGACATTCATAATAAGCTATCAAGTGACCATGATGAAAGATTAAAACCTTATTGCAAAACCTATCAATTTCAGTGTGCAGATGCTGAAAGATCAGATGAAGAAATGTTGAGTGACCTTCAGGATAACTTGAAAAGAATTTGTGGGATGTATAATTTGAAGTGTGCAAATATTGAAAAATGTGATGACCAAGTTATTGTTGCAGTCTGTTCTCCTTTGACAAAAATGGTGTCAAATGAAATTAGTGACAATGAAGAATGTGAGTATAATTCTTCTGAACCCGAGGACATGACATATTTGGAATGTGAAAGTGTGCCAGTTCATTTTCATTCTGAAACATATGCAAATGAATCAACCATAGAACATTGCATTGAGGATATGAGGACAGTCTTTGATGATTTGTTAACAAAAGTAGAATATAATCCTGAAGTTTTTGTGAAACCAATGGCAGTATTTTTTAAAAATTACCACCGAATAAAAAAAGATAATGATTTGAAATCGGCTTTGCATACATTTGGTAAATACACAAATTTAACAATGCCCATAATAAAATCCTTAAAGGGTTTGCATGTAGGTGACTCTGTTGAAGGTGAGCAAAATTCCACAGTATACGCAAGAAAGAGGAAAAGTTCATATGAAAATTGTCAGCAAAAATGTCTTAAGATTGAAGAAGCtatttaa
- the LOC123773714 gene encoding WD repeat-containing protein 36, with translation MGEGSKIFTPYRALGLVSTDIAHVVRYIQRRKENLIVTVVGNSFHTYGAGKLGLLSVSNPHGAAIDALAADAYHVFTSSGNTIYAWRRGTELKHKYVGHEAGVHLMLPFGPHLITVDKLNNLRVWDIKAESLYMEMEFQLKCFEISAMAHPATYLNKILVGSKQGKMQLWNLKTCKLVYTFNGWDSSVVVLEQAPAQDVMAVGLANGRIILHNLKFDETVVDFKQDWGKVTGISFRTDGFPVMVTGSELGHVALWDLKERRLVSQLRDAHSGPVSGITCLSSEPLMVTSSSDNSLKMWIFDLPDGGARLLKIRDGHSAPPLIARFHGSLGNSILTAGEDSVMRVFSTVTDILNKSLGQASYNRSASKKKKKSLDTKKMPAITCLTSETAQEKAWDNVAAIHRGKTVVTTWSIGSQKMGKHKLIHERFKDKNLHRAIATCVDLTVCGNFVIIGYDSGHMDKYNIQSGILRGTFGTPVAHDGGVRDVVTHGLNQYVVSGGQEGELRWWRMKDCRGIKILKMEESISKMCLHRDSGLVGIVLEDWSIHVIDIDTKSLVRKLYGHHNHVTDITFTSDSKWLISSSLDNTIRTWDIPSGTCVDCFLVPIPTTSLTMSPVGDFLATTHADQLGVYLWSNQACYHHLSLRPLPKSFQATHIALPSTAADVRQLVPKEGEETSELEVEDGDVHDDEDEYKSPQQISEELVTLALLPTSRWLNLLNLDVIKRRNKPLEPPKIPKSAPFFLPTVPGLEFKFASTGQETNEDKSKVKSVFTFEVLTVFGKKLKAGNLEDALKMLMEMGPSGIEVEIRGLDPDVGGSEEVLVKFLEMIKFALDKQYYFEAVQGYLGLFLKLHADFVMKNKEVRQICEELAVVQKKSWYNICDTMNETLSLVSYFKNAALINY, from the coding sequence ATGGGTGAAGGGAGTAAAATATTTACTCCTTACCGTGCtcttggcctggtgagcactgacaTAGCACATGTGGTACGTTACATTCAAAGAAGAAAAGAAAATCTCATTGTAACTGTCGTAGGGAACTCCTTCCACACCTACGGTGCAGGGAAGCTCGGCCTGTTAAGTGTTAGTAATCCACATGGAGCAGCTATCGACGCCTTGGCTGCTGATGCCTATCATGTCTTCACGTCAAGCGGCAACACAATATATGCTTGGCGACGTGGGACCGAGTTAAAACATAAGTATGTCGGGCACGAAGCAGGTGTTCATCTTATGCTCCCATTTGGGCCACACTTGATCACTGTGGATAAACTGAATAATCTTCGTGTTTGGGACATCAAAGCTGAATCACTGTACATGGAGATGGAGTTCCAATTAAAATGCTTCGAGATCTCGGCCATGGCACATCCTGCAACTTACCTCAATAAGATCTTAGTAGGTAGTAAGCAAGGAAAAATGCAGCTGTGGAACCTCAAAACTTGTAAGTTAGTTTACACTTTTAATGGCTGGGACTCCAGTGTAGTTGTTTTAGAACAAGCACCAGCACAGGACGTGATGGCAGTGGGCCTAGCAAATGGAAGAATTATTCTTCATAACTTGAAGTTCGATGAAACTGTGGTAGACTTCAAGCAGGACTGGGGTAAAGTGACAGGAATAAGCTTCCGTACAGATGGATTTCCAGTGATGGTGACGGGCAGTGAACTTGGACATGTTGCATTGTGGGATTTAAAAGAGAGACGTCTGGTGTCACAGTTACGGGATGCACATTCTGGTCCAGTGTCTGGGATTACGTGTCTATCGAGTGAGCCTTTGATGGTTACATCGTCATCCGACAACTCTCTCAAGATGTGGATATTTGATCTTCCAGATGGAGGAGCCAGGTTATTGAAGATTCGAGATGGGCATTCAGCTCCTCCGCTGATAGCAAGATTCCATGGAAGCTTGGGAAATTCAAtccttacagctggtgaagattCTGTAATGAGGGTCTTCTCCACAGTGACTGACATTTTGAACAAGAGTTTAGGACAAGCTTCATATAACAGAAGTGCttcaaagaagaagaagaagtcttTGGACACTAAGAAAATGCCAGCAATTACTTGTTTAACATCGGAGACTGCGCAGGAGAAGGCATGGGATAATGTTGCTGCAATTCATAGAGGTAAAACTGTAGTGACAACTTGGTCAATAGGATCACAAAAAATGGGGAAGCATAAATTAATACATGAACGCTTTAAGGATAAAAATTTACATAGGGCTATTGCAACATGTGTAGATTTAACAGTGTGTGGAAATTTTGTTATAATAGGATATGACTCGGGTCATATGGACAAATATAATATTCAGTCTGGAATTCTTCGAGGGACATTTGGTACTCCAGTTGCTCATGATGGTGGTGTAAGGGATGTTGTAACACATGGACTAAATCAGTATGTAGTGTCAGGTGGGCAGGAGGGTGAGTTGAGATGGTGGAGAATGAAAGACTGCCGAGGCatcaagatattgaaaatggaagaAAGTATATCGAAAATGTGTCTCCACAGAGACTCTGGACTTGTAGGCATTGTTCTTGAAGATTGGAGTATTCATGTTATAGATATAGATACAAAGAGTCTTGTAAGAAAATTATATGGGCATCATAATCATGTGACAGACATTACTTTTACCTCCGATTCTAAATGGCTTATCAGCTCATCTCTTGACAATACAATTAGAACTTGGGATATACCTTCAGGGACTTGTGTGGACTGCTTTTTGGTACCAATTCCAACTACTTCATTAACTATGTCTCCTGTTGGTGATTTTTTAGCTACCACTCATGCAGATCAACTTGGTGTCTATCTGTGGTCTAATCAGGCATGTTATCATCATCTTTCTCTTCGCCCTCTACCTAAGAGTTTCCAAGCAACACACATTGCCTTACCTTCAACAGCTGCAGATGTAAGGCAATTGGTACCAAAAGAGGGAGAAGAGACATCTGAGTTAGAAGTTGAAGATGGTGATGTTCACGATGATGAAGACGAATACAAGTCTCCTCAACAAATTTCTGAAGAGTTGGTTACACTAGCTTTGCTACCAACATCAAGATGGTTAAACTTACTAAATTTAGATGTTATCAAAAGAAGGAACAAGCCATTGGAGCCTCCCAAGATACCAAAATCAGCTCCTTTCTTTTTGCCTACTGTTCCTGGTTTAGAATTTAAGTTTGCTTCTACAGGACAAGAAACAAATGAAGATAAATCTAAAGTGAAGTCTGTGTTTACCTTTGAAGTATTAACTGTTTTTGGAAAAAAGTTAAAAGCTGGAAATTTGGAAGATGCATTGAAAATGTTGATGGAAATGGGCCCCTCTGGAATTGAAGTTGAAATTAGGGGCTTGGATCCTGATGTTGGTGGATCTGAGGAAGTTTTGGTCAAATTTTTAGAAATGATAAAGTTTGCATTAGATAAGCAGTATTACTTTGAAGCTGTTCAAGGTTATCTAGGATTATTCCTCAAGCTTCATGCAGATTTTGTAATGAAAAATAAAGAGGTGCGTCAGATATGTGAGGAATTAGCTGTTGTTCAAAAGAAATCATGGTATAATATATGTGACACAATGAATGAAACACTCTCCCTTGTGTCATACTTCAAAAATGCTGCATTGATTAACTATTGA
- the Arp1 gene encoding beta-centractin, translated as MEPYEVLVNQPVVIDNGSGVIKAGFAGDQTPKCHFPNYIGRPKHVRVMAGALEGDLFVGPKAEEHRGLLSIRYPMEHGIVTDWNDMERIWQYIYSKDQLQTFAEEHPVLLTEAPLNPRKNREKAAEIFFETFNVPALFVSVQAVLSLYATGRTTGVVLDSGDGVTHAVPIYEGFAMPHSIMRVDIAGRDVTRYLKLLLRKEGLSLYTTAEFEVVKTMKERVCYLATNPQREETVDTERLSYQLPDGSTVEVGQARFRAPEVLFQPHLIGDESDGIHEVLLYAIHKSDMDLRKLLFQNVVISGGSTLFKGFGDRLLSEVKKLAPKDIKIRISAPAERLYSTWIGGSILASLDTFKRMWVSKREYDEDGVRAVHRKTF; from the exons ATGGAGCCTTACGAAGTCTTAGTTAACCAGCCCGTCGTCATAGATAAc GGCTCAGGTGTAATTAAAGCAGGTTTTGCAGGTGACCAAACTCCAAAATGTCACTTCCCAAATTA TATTGGCAGACCAAAACATGTGCGTGTAATGGCCGGAGCATTGGAGGGAGACCTTTTTGTTGGCCCAAAGGCAGAGGAGCACCGTGGCCTCTTATCTATTAG ATATCCAATGGAGCATGGAATTGTAACAGACTGGAATGATATGGAGAGGATCTGGCAGTATATATATAGTAAAGACCAACTTCAAACATTTGCTGAAGAG CATCCTGTTTTACTTACAGAAGCCCCCCTTAACCCTCGAAAAAATAGAGAAAAAGCAGCTGAAATATTTTTTGAAACTTTCAACGTTCCTGCTCTCTTCGTTTCCGTGCAGGCGGTCTTAAGTTT ATATGCTACAGGACGAACAACGGGTGTTGTTTTAGACTCCGGTGACGGTGTAACGCACGCTGTTCCTATTTACGAAGGCTTTGCCATGCCTCATTCAATCATGAGGGTAGATATTGCTGGTCGAGATGTCACTCG ttacctaaAGCTACTATTAAGAAAAGAGGGACTAAGTTTGTATACAACAGCAGAATTTGAAGTTGTAAAAACAATGAAGGAACGTGTTTGCTATTTGGCTACCAATCCTCAGCGGGAAGAGACTGTTGACACAGAGCGACTCTCGTATCAGTTACCGGATGGGTCAACAGTTGAG GTTGGCCAGGCACGTTTCCGTGCTCCAGAAGTTTTATTCCAACCACATCTTATTGGAGACGAGAGCGATGGTATCCACGAAGTTCTTCTTTATGCTATACATAAATCAGATATGGATCTACGCAAGCTTTTGTTCCAAAATGTTGTCATTTCTGGAGGATCAACATTATTCAAAGGATTTGGTGATCGATTGCTCTCGGAAGTAAAGAAGCTTGCACCTAAGGATATAAAGATCAGG aTTTCCGCACCTGCAGAGCGACTCTATTCTACATGGATTGGTGGTTCAATTCTTGCTTCTTTAGACACTTTCAAGCGTATGTGGGTCAGCAAACGTGAATACGATGAAGATGGTGTTCGAGCAGTTCATCGGAAGACTTTCTAA